The Sorangiineae bacterium MSr11367 genome window below encodes:
- a CDS encoding arginase family protein, producing the protein MRLTGYVSIAALFLLACTKSPSPVATTSADPPTPVVAPAPPVSKVHIGVVDAPFNLGLRPPKPGHEPGVRKLAGALRATDLVARLGATDRGAVAPPAYAFEKDPETRIYNAPAIRAYSEKLAQGVEEVTKRGEFALVLGGDCSILVGALSASSSRKHRGLIYMDAHTDFGPPPAVGGGIALALATGYGPPSMQRFGGRMPLVREEDAVLFAARDPDDLRDFRGRSKLELVELAKIRQKGAQRAARDVVARFRTQSVDDVWIHLDADVLDDAIMPAVDSRSPDGLSYAELKAVLSEFLSSGLVTGMDIAIFDPDLDPTGKMARAFSDALVDIFQAL; encoded by the coding sequence ATGCGACTTACTGGTTATGTGTCGATCGCAGCGCTTTTCCTGCTTGCCTGCACCAAATCGCCGAGCCCCGTCGCAACGACGAGCGCAGATCCGCCCACCCCGGTCGTTGCGCCGGCGCCGCCCGTCAGCAAGGTCCACATCGGCGTGGTGGATGCGCCGTTCAACCTCGGGCTTCGCCCGCCCAAGCCGGGGCACGAGCCGGGGGTGCGCAAGCTGGCGGGGGCCCTTCGCGCCACCGACCTGGTGGCGCGGCTCGGTGCAACGGATCGGGGGGCGGTGGCGCCGCCAGCGTACGCATTCGAGAAGGATCCCGAGACGCGCATTTACAATGCGCCCGCGATTCGTGCCTATTCGGAAAAGCTCGCCCAGGGCGTGGAAGAGGTGACCAAGCGCGGGGAGTTCGCGCTGGTGCTTGGCGGCGATTGCAGCATCCTCGTGGGCGCGCTTTCCGCGTCCTCGTCGCGCAAGCACCGCGGGCTCATTTACATGGACGCCCACACGGATTTCGGGCCTCCGCCTGCCGTGGGTGGGGGCATCGCCCTGGCGCTGGCCACGGGGTACGGCCCGCCCTCGATGCAGCGGTTCGGTGGCCGCATGCCTTTGGTTCGCGAAGAAGACGCCGTCTTGTTCGCCGCGCGCGATCCGGATGATTTGCGAGACTTTCGCGGCAGGTCCAAGCTCGAGTTGGTGGAGTTGGCCAAAATCCGCCAAAAGGGCGCCCAACGAGCGGCCCGCGACGTCGTCGCGCGATTTCGCACGCAGAGCGTGGACGACGTGTGGATTCACCTGGACGCCGACGTACTCGACGACGCCATCATGCCCGCCGTCGATTCGCGCTCGCCCGATGGCCTTTCCTATGCGGAATTGAAAGCCGTCTTGTCGGAGTTTCTATCCTCCGGGTTGGTCACCGGAATGGATATCGCGATCTTCGATCCCGACCTCGACCCCACTGGCAAAATGGCCCGCGCCTTCAGCGACGCATTGGTCGATATCTTCCAGGCGCTCTAG
- a CDS encoding DUF885 domain-containing protein: protein MSQALTSLIQREWQYQIEQSPVYASLMGDHRYDDRWDDLSLAGLEQDYRHGLAVLDELRAIDRDGLSAEDQLNYDLFRRDYQLWTEEYARKQHLVPTTHFSWLPEGARQRPGIQTAYQLADQLRFETVHDYENWIARLRGFRTLIDQIVALMREGVRERLVPPSIVLRRIPAQIEKQLVDDAARSDFYGPFTRFPSAIEADTRARLASEGLDAVANGVQPAMRHFLQFLNEEYLPAGPEAVGIGHWPDGADTYAFLARKYTTTAFTPDEIHALGLAEVARIRGEMETVKAKTGFTGSLHEFFHFLRTDPRFYCKTGEELLLQSRNLAKRIDPLLVKLFKTFPRQPYGVEPTPEAMAPDATTGFYFPAAADGSRAGLYYVNLYKPETRPRWEMVPLTLHEAVPGHHFQTQLAAEQRDIPDFRRFGFHVAYGEGWALYAETLGDELGLYDDPYDKFGQHVFDIFRAVRLVVDTGLHVRGWTRKQAIDYFLENTPRPELDITNEVDRYIALPGQALGYKIGQLKIRELRTRAERTLGDRFDVRAFHDVVLLQGSLTLDILEQRVDAWIAQG, encoded by the coding sequence ATGTCGCAGGCTCTCACGTCCCTCATTCAGCGCGAGTGGCAATACCAAATCGAGCAAAGCCCCGTGTACGCGTCCTTGATGGGCGATCACCGGTACGACGATCGCTGGGACGATTTGAGCCTCGCCGGCCTCGAGCAGGATTACCGCCACGGCCTCGCCGTGCTCGACGAACTGCGCGCCATCGATCGCGACGGCCTATCGGCCGAGGACCAGCTGAATTACGACCTATTCCGCCGCGATTACCAATTATGGACCGAGGAGTACGCGCGCAAGCAGCACCTCGTTCCCACGACGCATTTCAGCTGGCTCCCCGAGGGGGCGCGGCAGCGTCCCGGCATCCAGACCGCGTACCAACTGGCCGATCAACTGCGGTTCGAGACGGTCCACGACTACGAGAACTGGATCGCTCGGCTGCGCGGCTTCCGGACCTTGATCGATCAGATCGTCGCCTTGATGCGCGAGGGCGTGCGCGAGCGGCTCGTGCCGCCGAGCATCGTCCTCCGGCGCATCCCTGCGCAAATCGAGAAGCAGCTCGTCGACGACGCCGCCCGCAGCGATTTTTACGGTCCCTTCACGCGCTTTCCCTCGGCCATCGAGGCTGACACGCGCGCACGGCTCGCGTCCGAAGGCCTCGACGCCGTCGCGAACGGCGTGCAGCCGGCCATGCGCCACTTTTTGCAATTCCTGAACGAGGAATACCTCCCCGCGGGCCCGGAGGCCGTCGGCATTGGACACTGGCCGGACGGCGCCGACACGTACGCGTTTCTAGCGCGCAAATACACGACCACCGCCTTCACTCCCGACGAAATCCACGCCCTGGGCCTCGCGGAGGTCGCGCGCATTCGCGGTGAGATGGAAACCGTGAAGGCGAAAACCGGCTTCACCGGCTCGCTGCACGAGTTCTTCCATTTCCTGCGCACCGATCCGCGCTTCTATTGCAAGACCGGCGAGGAGCTGCTTTTGCAATCGCGCAACTTGGCCAAGCGGATCGATCCGCTGTTGGTCAAGCTGTTCAAGACCTTCCCGCGGCAACCGTATGGCGTCGAGCCCACCCCGGAGGCGATGGCGCCGGACGCGACCACCGGCTTCTATTTCCCAGCGGCGGCCGACGGCTCGCGCGCGGGGCTCTATTACGTCAATCTGTACAAGCCGGAAACGCGCCCGCGTTGGGAGATGGTTCCGCTCACCTTGCACGAGGCCGTGCCGGGTCATCATTTCCAAACGCAGCTCGCCGCCGAGCAACGCGATATTCCCGACTTCCGCCGCTTTGGATTCCATGTCGCGTACGGCGAAGGATGGGCCCTCTACGCCGAAACCTTGGGCGACGAACTCGGATTGTACGACGACCCGTACGACAAATTCGGGCAGCACGTGTTCGACATCTTCCGCGCCGTTCGCCTGGTGGTCGACACCGGCCTGCACGTCCGAGGGTGGACCCGAAAGCAGGCCATCGACTACTTCCTCGAGAACACGCCGCGCCCAGAGCTCGACATCACCAACGAGGTCGACCGCTACATTGCCCTGCCCGGCCAGGCCCTGGGCTACAAAATCGGCCAATTGAAAATCCGCGAACTGCGCACCCGCGCCGAACGTACCCTGGGCGATCGCTTCGATGTGCGCGCCTTCCACGATGTCGTGCTCCTCCAGGGCTCGCTCACCTTGGACATCCTCGAGCAGCGCGTCGACGCCTGGATTGCGCAGGGCTAG